From one Solanum lycopersicum chromosome 12, SLM_r2.1 genomic stretch:
- the LOC101247111 gene encoding uncharacterized protein, producing MAEQNLPVIAKKFWNIVRVAFFMLRKGISKRKLMLDLNLIMKRGKIASKAAIQNLMFHHMTHQFSFAATTHRGGRDKNLPFSPQHNEYEFSCSNTPNFQLPSFNFNKKNKNKYFFSKSQSQMYDTSGMATHEDDVIVVNAAVMKALEMIHESETASPGANYLPGFGRTPMVRQLRVTDSPFPLNAEGDSHVDEAAEAFISKFYRNLRWQASPCAK from the coding sequence ATGGCTGAACAAAATTTGCCTGTCATAGCAAAGAAATTTTGGAACATTGTACGTGTTGCATTTTTCATGTTGAGGAAAGGCATATCAAAGCGTAAACTAATGCTCGACCTCAACTTAATTATGAAGCGTGGCAAAATCGCTAGTAAAGCGGCTATACAAAACCTCATGTTCCACCACATGACTCACCAATTTTCGTTCGCGGCCACGACTCACCGTGGCGGTCGTGATAAAAATTTACCCTTCTCTCCTCAACACAACGAGTATGAATTTAGTTGTAGCAACACCCCGAATTTCCAACTCCCTTCTTTCAActtcaacaagaaaaataaaaataaatattttttctcaaagtCGCAGTCCCAGATGTATGATACGTCTGGGATGGCGACTCATGAGGATGATGTGATTGTTGTGAATGCGGCCGTGATGAAAGCCCTAGAGATGATTCATGAGAGTGAAACGGCTTCCCCCGGGGCAAACTACTTGCCCGGGTTCGGAAGGACACCTATGGTTAGGCAATTACGAGTCACTGATTCACCGTTTCCACTAAACGCGGAAGGAGATAGCCACGTGGACGAGGCGGCTGAAGCCTTCATTTCCAAGTTTTATCGAAATCTGAGGTGGCAAGCCTCGCCATGCGCTAAATAA